A stretch of the Paenibacillus dendritiformis genome encodes the following:
- a CDS encoding transcriptional regulator, translated as MELRYWVANGSHISVIRRDGNELVIELAEHSRCGRGAELRLAAAAGMYDVCQDDQDYVHLVYLNRQRQLVHARIHPDLEGVHTSKLPGEYSGLAGLKLVRCSNRLHLLIQYASRADHAALTGIHWNEPAVMAEADRVIAIQWLANERALSACGLLARQGRLLLCRWDYDSASGSWKPAGEGMILPLADAGAPSRLVRLPPGGVPALERPRCLLVRISAGQLAFSIFESEADGSWQTIAEEAIAIPSSPDSLIACGADPERLRFSWVAGGMICRMDYDLEASIWGRLSSSASVHPVPWCAVTAASSGGPEPQWITDGPSIREAIRLSGMEIDAYRAERDFRSSLHFAKRALASVERLAGRIAPLEEEREQLGQSLQMVQSRIASLERRLSILEEELRIRRSIRNAGRSPHGIRQPPAEGGHSQRGKETAEASFRSTLYAAHSRPLPPTLHRRSIPADPSMQPAAGTPPAN; from the coding sequence ATGGAGCTTCGCTACTGGGTAGCAAATGGCAGCCATATATCCGTCATTCGTCGAGACGGAAACGAACTGGTCATCGAGCTGGCGGAGCACAGCCGGTGCGGCCGGGGGGCGGAGCTGCGGCTGGCCGCGGCTGCCGGCATGTATGATGTATGTCAGGACGATCAGGATTACGTCCATCTTGTATATCTCAATCGTCAGCGGCAACTGGTGCACGCCCGGATTCATCCCGATTTGGAGGGGGTCCATACCAGCAAGCTGCCCGGGGAATATTCCGGCCTTGCCGGCTTGAAGCTGGTCCGCTGCTCGAACCGGCTCCACCTGCTGATCCAGTATGCTTCCCGCGCCGATCATGCGGCGCTCACGGGGATTCACTGGAACGAGCCTGCCGTAATGGCGGAAGCGGATCGCGTCATCGCCATTCAGTGGCTGGCGAACGAACGCGCTCTCTCGGCGTGCGGCCTGCTGGCAAGACAAGGCAGGCTTCTTCTGTGCCGATGGGATTACGACTCCGCGTCCGGCTCCTGGAAGCCGGCCGGGGAAGGAATGATTCTGCCTCTGGCGGACGCCGGCGCCCCCTCGCGCCTGGTTCGCCTGCCGCCCGGCGGCGTTCCCGCACTTGAGCGTCCGCGCTGTCTCCTGGTCCGAATCTCAGCAGGGCAGCTTGCGTTCTCGATCTTCGAATCGGAAGCGGACGGAAGCTGGCAGACGATCGCTGAAGAAGCGATCGCCATCCCTTCCTCTCCAGATTCCCTCATCGCCTGCGGCGCCGATCCGGAACGGCTCCGCTTCAGTTGGGTGGCGGGGGGAATGATCTGCCGCATGGATTATGATCTTGAGGCAAGCATCTGGGGACGGCTCTCTTCCAGCGCCTCTGTCCATCCGGTTCCGTGGTGCGCGGTCACCGCAGCAAGCTCCGGCGGACCGGAACCGCAATGGATTACGGACGGCCCTTCCATTCGGGAGGCTATCCGCTTGAGCGGGATGGAGATCGACGCCTACCGGGCCGAACGCGACTTCCGCTCCAGCCTTCATTTCGCGAAGCGGGCCCTCGCCTCCGTCGAGCGGCTAGCGGGCCGCATCGCTCCCTTGGAGGAGGAGCGGGAGCAGTTGGGGCAATCCTTGCAGATGGTTCAATCCCGGATTGCCAGTCTGGAACGGCGCCTCTCTATCCTGGAGGAGGAGCTTCGGATTCGCCGTTCGATCCGGAACGCCGGACGCTCCCCGCACGGGATTCGGCAGCCGCCTGCGGAGGGGGGGCACAGCCAGAGGGGGAAGGAGACCGCCGAAGCGTCCTTCCGTTCGACCCTGTATGCCGCCCATTCGCGCCCGCTCCCCCCGACGCTGCACCGCCGAAGCATCCCCGCCGATCCGTCTATGCAGCCGGCGGCCGGCACGCCGCCCGCGAACTGA
- a CDS encoding D-Tyr-tRNAtyr deacylase, protein MSEPQAAVPAAECLFQSVTDFDTEAQRVSVFVTMLFRNAGSEPIEQPRIILSVSPSRSCDISGKILSPQLIPAFSIYGKDGRKSGWSFAEDEWFANGKVTGEYPIQSIEPLTMPPGVWLEMPDFHVSCALDSLRNGPLAIHGLVEAGEARFPVLNPIHIHCSF, encoded by the coding sequence ATGAGCGAACCGCAAGCTGCCGTTCCGGCGGCAGAATGCCTTTTCCAATCCGTAACCGACTTCGACACGGAGGCGCAACGCGTCTCCGTCTTCGTCACGATGCTCTTCCGCAACGCCGGATCAGAGCCGATCGAACAGCCTCGCATCATCCTGTCCGTCTCCCCGTCCCGTTCCTGCGACATCAGCGGCAAAATTCTGTCTCCCCAGCTCATTCCCGCGTTCAGCATCTACGGGAAGGACGGCCGGAAATCGGGCTGGTCATTCGCCGAGGATGAATGGTTCGCCAACGGGAAGGTCACCGGGGAGTACCCTATTCAATCCATTGAACCGCTGACGATGCCCCCGGGCGTCTGGCTGGAAATGCCCGACTTCCATGTCTCCTGCGCCCTTGACAGCCTGCGGAACGGTCCGCTTGCCATCCATGGATTAGTGGAGGCCGGGGAAGCCCGCTTCCCCGTGCTGAACCCGATTCATATCCACTGCAGTTTTTGA
- a CDS encoding class I SAM-dependent methyltransferase, whose amino-acid sequence MRQIIKNLVGICAQILPCEEPIYEFGSYQVEGQVGFADLRPFFPGKTYVGCDMRPGTGVDLILDLHQIALPDETAGMVLSLDTLEHVEDPRLALSEIHRILKPNGIVIISSVMNFAIHDYPEDYWRFTPQAFASILKPFDTVLTDYAGEALFPHTVIGVGIKGSAVPEPVVTQLRHALAMWRENSYHQH is encoded by the coding sequence ATGAGACAAATTATCAAAAATTTAGTTGGCATCTGCGCACAGATTTTGCCTTGCGAAGAGCCGATTTATGAATTCGGTTCCTATCAGGTGGAAGGTCAGGTTGGATTTGCGGACTTGCGCCCATTTTTCCCGGGAAAGACGTATGTCGGCTGCGATATGCGGCCGGGCACCGGCGTCGATCTCATCCTCGATCTCCATCAAATCGCGCTCCCTGACGAGACGGCCGGGATGGTGCTCTCGCTCGACACGCTGGAGCATGTCGAGGATCCGCGGCTTGCGCTGTCCGAGATTCATCGCATCCTGAAGCCGAACGGCATCGTCATCATCAGCTCGGTGATGAATTTCGCGATACATGATTACCCTGAGGACTATTGGCGCTTCACGCCGCAAGCCTTCGCCAGCATTTTGAAGCCGTTCGATACGGTCCTTACGGATTATGCCGGGGAAGCCTTGTTCCCGCATACGGTCATCGGCGTCGGCATCAAGGGAAGCGCGGTGCCGGAGCCGGTCGTGACGCAGCTCCGCCATGCTTTGGCCATGTGGAGAGAAAACAGCTACCACCAGCATTAA
- a CDS encoding CatB-related O-acetyltransferase has translation MSVFMNQNPAYSAYSIGDWSYGHPDVFSWGEGATLTIGKFCSFAARITILLGGEHNVDWVTTYPFNPIFPKASSFAGHPKTKGNVDIGHDVWIGMDSYVLSGVTIGHGAVIAARSTVSKDIPPYAIAGGNPARVIRYRFPPHLIEGLLRIAWWDWPLEQIQAAWPLMLSNRVEEFVQLYSPR, from the coding sequence ATGAGCGTCTTTATGAACCAAAACCCGGCCTATTCCGCCTACTCCATCGGGGATTGGAGCTACGGTCACCCCGATGTGTTCTCCTGGGGGGAAGGAGCGACCCTGACCATCGGCAAGTTCTGCTCCTTTGCCGCACGGATTACGATTTTGCTGGGAGGGGAGCACAATGTCGACTGGGTGACGACCTACCCGTTCAATCCGATTTTTCCGAAGGCTTCCTCTTTTGCTGGGCATCCGAAGACCAAGGGCAATGTAGATATCGGCCATGACGTCTGGATTGGAATGGACTCCTACGTGCTGTCGGGGGTCACGATCGGCCATGGGGCCGTCATTGCGGCCCGCAGCACCGTCTCCAAGGATATTCCGCCGTATGCGATTGCCGGCGGCAACCCGGCGCGGGTCATCCGGTACCGCTTCCCGCCGCATCTCATCGAGGGCCTGCTGCGCATCGCCTGGTGGGACTGGCCGCTGGAGCAGATTCAAGCCGCTTGGCCGCTGATGCTCTCGAATCGAGTAGAAGAGTTCGTCCAGCTATATTCACCCCGATAA
- a CDS encoding class I SAM-dependent methyltransferase, producing the protein MIHFWHGIIRPVLELARPATIVEVGCAQGLNTLNLLSYVRSVPQGRLVAVDPSPQFDVGALQQQFGSAFVMIPDFSLNVLPQMGPCDAALLDGDHNWYTVYHELKALEGHGRYPIVFLHDLEWPYGRRDMYYFPESIPEAYRKPSARKGMLPGVNELVESGHNSSVHNAEYEYGERNGVLTAVEDFLRDTRLRLRLHRARSQHGLGIIVPDESVQDHQLNEAIHFIVAASGL; encoded by the coding sequence TTGATCCATTTTTGGCATGGGATTATACGCCCTGTACTGGAGCTTGCCCGGCCTGCGACCATCGTCGAGGTCGGCTGTGCCCAAGGGTTGAATACGTTGAATCTTCTCAGCTATGTCCGATCGGTTCCGCAAGGCCGCCTCGTCGCCGTCGATCCTTCGCCTCAGTTCGATGTCGGCGCACTGCAGCAGCAGTTCGGCAGCGCCTTCGTCATGATTCCCGACTTCAGTCTGAACGTGCTGCCACAGATGGGGCCTTGCGACGCTGCGCTGCTGGACGGGGATCATAATTGGTATACCGTCTATCATGAACTGAAGGCACTGGAAGGACACGGACGATACCCGATCGTGTTTTTGCATGATTTGGAATGGCCTTACGGCAGAAGAGATATGTATTATTTTCCGGAGTCGATTCCCGAAGCTTACCGGAAGCCGAGCGCCCGCAAGGGCATGCTGCCGGGAGTCAATGAACTGGTCGAGAGCGGACATAATTCATCCGTGCATAATGCGGAGTACGAGTACGGGGAGAGAAATGGCGTCTTGACCGCCGTAGAAGACTTCCTCCGGGATACCCGGCTTCGCCTCCGGCTGCACCGGGCCCGAAGCCAGCACGGCCTCGGAATCATCGTTCCGGACGAATCGGTTCAGGACCATCAATTGAACGAGGCCATTCATTTTATCGTTGCCGCCTCGGGCCTGTAG
- a CDS encoding histones H3 and H4: protein MPLIPIQRVVSHERSVISAADRAAAAAQLLAGGAPNVVHTAKLAWQESVLASLVDNHSDFLPGPMPELIAPAAGPKQSESRGFAAQTYPIRLEVPHPILIRFCIYDPTRTHFQIELCNIEKLNMLDAPLHLNIGGRLSTSLFCSRTADRRSGKATQLIRCYSIPIQFDPAFIGLDVQFLFSFEQAGSPSSGGPPLSGFAFAAEVYQSVHGK from the coding sequence ATGCCCCTGATTCCGATTCAACGGGTCGTCAGCCATGAGCGCAGCGTTATCTCGGCAGCCGACAGAGCCGCAGCGGCGGCGCAGCTCTTGGCCGGAGGCGCTCCCAATGTCGTCCATACGGCCAAGCTGGCTTGGCAAGAAAGCGTTCTCGCTTCCCTCGTCGATAACCACAGCGACTTCCTCCCGGGTCCGATGCCCGAGCTGATCGCCCCGGCCGCCGGTCCCAAGCAAAGCGAAAGCAGAGGGTTCGCTGCCCAGACCTACCCGATCCGGCTGGAAGTTCCTCATCCGATTCTGATCCGCTTCTGCATATACGATCCGACCCGCACCCATTTCCAGATCGAACTCTGCAATATCGAGAAGCTCAATATGCTGGATGCTCCCCTTCACCTCAATATCGGAGGGCGGTTGTCCACGTCCCTGTTCTGCTCGCGGACAGCCGATCGGCGCAGCGGCAAGGCAACGCAGCTAATACGCTGCTATAGCATCCCGATCCAGTTCGATCCGGCTTTTATCGGGCTTGATGTCCAATTTCTCTTCTCCTTCGAGCAAGCCGGCTCACCTTCCTCGGGCGGGCCTCCTCTGAGCGGGTTCGCTTTCGCGGCCGAGGTCTATCAATCCGTGCATGGCAAATAG
- a CDS encoding M67 family metallopeptidase has product MDAIHMTAQAYRDMVGHCIKEKPLEACGLLSGRDGIAARCWRIRNTDQSPVAFAMDGEELEKALRDMESFGEQLLGLYHSHPTGPPYPSSFDVEHAAFSCSYLIVSLRRIRPRVRSFRIAEGTVKEERILIVSL; this is encoded by the coding sequence ATGGATGCGATTCACATGACGGCTCAAGCCTATCGCGATATGGTTGGCCACTGCATCAAGGAAAAGCCCCTGGAAGCCTGCGGACTGCTGTCCGGCCGCGATGGCATCGCCGCCCGATGCTGGCGCATCCGCAACACGGATCAGAGCCCGGTCGCCTTCGCGATGGACGGCGAGGAGCTGGAGAAGGCCCTGCGCGATATGGAGAGCTTCGGCGAGCAGCTGCTGGGGCTGTATCATTCCCATCCGACCGGTCCCCCCTATCCTTCTTCCTTCGATGTCGAGCATGCGGCCTTCTCCTGCTCGTATCTCATCGTCTCGCTGCGGCGGATACGCCCTCGCGTCCGCAGCTTCCGCATAGCAGAAGGGACGGTCAAGGAAGAGCGGATATTGATTGTCAGCCTATAA
- a CDS encoding cytosine deaminase, translating to MEIQINAKPLCTIADEYVPDVYQLLGKHSFTFHLDKNKQILNVVNPLHKYQIALENKGGSGASPLLQMMCDSLKHAGFHVWIIETEQDRERCSEEWESGKQSMWLTLQPAGEEKKEVVVYYFLHQMKASRQLANLLVQNIARYSDMPIQGVSFHWKSGLSYILPQPGQALNLVGLAYGGFDGMGAEERQQLTDGVVGAATIFFGKKPLMELIKQLRLLEERQIEAGYPLPRPAASEAAAGSREPGPSEKSPMKNGEAGAQGADLVLEPAEEGQGDPPRQEGGSKEPAEERKALPEQAESVQEVRQEAPQPGITELKPIRAELAQAEKAQEENGQEPLRKERAEAEEAPAAVLLAQQAEAQQTEAPQAEGEKPETIEREPGEAPKPASARPATGQAAGEEPEGAALPAGNGNPADEAERAREETEAAASLPEEQVHSDIQAEQEEASASSGEAATNGKDDTAAEQEAKPRTPNYSMFLWLQSHSGNRVPRDPDRKHQPQPSFFSYVSQLNQSQQSADKRTKPEPFHMLAMDRERSRKP from the coding sequence ATGGAAATTCAGATCAATGCGAAGCCGCTGTGCACGATAGCCGACGAGTATGTGCCCGACGTGTATCAACTTCTGGGGAAGCATTCATTTACTTTTCATCTGGATAAAAACAAGCAAATCTTGAATGTAGTCAATCCGCTTCATAAATATCAAATCGCGCTGGAGAACAAGGGAGGGAGCGGGGCGTCCCCGCTGCTGCAAATGATGTGCGATTCGTTGAAGCACGCCGGATTCCATGTGTGGATTATCGAGACGGAACAAGATCGCGAACGCTGCTCCGAGGAGTGGGAGAGCGGCAAGCAGAGCATGTGGCTGACGCTGCAGCCGGCCGGCGAGGAGAAGAAGGAAGTCGTCGTGTATTATTTCCTGCATCAGATGAAGGCAAGCCGGCAGCTCGCCAACCTGTTGGTCCAGAACATCGCCAGATACAGCGATATGCCGATTCAGGGTGTGAGCTTTCATTGGAAGAGCGGACTGAGTTATATTTTGCCCCAGCCGGGACAGGCGCTGAATCTGGTCGGGCTGGCTTACGGCGGCTTTGACGGCATGGGGGCAGAGGAGCGGCAGCAGTTAACCGATGGCGTTGTCGGCGCGGCAACGATATTTTTCGGCAAGAAGCCGCTGATGGAACTGATCAAGCAGCTGCGGCTATTGGAAGAGCGCCAGATCGAGGCGGGGTATCCATTGCCTCGGCCCGCCGCGTCCGAGGCGGCGGCGGGCTCCCGGGAGCCTGGGCCAAGCGAGAAGAGCCCGATGAAGAACGGGGAGGCGGGAGCCCAAGGGGCGGATCTCGTCCTCGAACCGGCAGAGGAAGGGCAGGGGGACCCGCCGCGGCAGGAAGGGGGCTCGAAGGAGCCGGCCGAAGAACGGAAGGCGTTACCGGAGCAGGCGGAGTCCGTCCAGGAGGTAAGGCAAGAAGCGCCTCAGCCGGGAATAACCGAACTGAAGCCGATCCGGGCAGAGCTGGCGCAGGCGGAGAAGGCACAGGAGGAGAACGGACAGGAACCGCTCCGGAAGGAACGGGCGGAGGCGGAGGAGGCGCCAGCGGCGGTCCTTCTGGCGCAGCAGGCGGAAGCGCAACAGACGGAAGCGCCGCAGGCGGAAGGGGAGAAGCCCGAGACGATTGAGCGGGAACCCGGCGAAGCGCCGAAGCCTGCATCGGCAAGGCCGGCCACCGGGCAGGCTGCAGGTGAAGAGCCTGAAGGGGCGGCCCTGCCCGCAGGGAACGGGAACCCGGCAGATGAGGCGGAACGTGCTCGGGAAGAGACGGAGGCCGCAGCTTCGCTCCCGGAAGAACAGGTTCATTCCGACATTCAAGCTGAGCAAGAAGAGGCTTCAGCTTCTTCGGGAGAGGCCGCAACGAACGGGAAGGATGACACGGCAGCGGAGCAGGAAGCGAAGCCGCGCACGCCCAATTACTCCATGTTCTTATGGCTCCAATCGCATTCCGGCAACCGGGTGCCCCGGGATCCGGACAGAAAACATCAGCCCCAGCCGTCTTTTTTCAGCTATGTAAGCCAACTGAACCAGTCGCAGCAGTCCGCTGACAAGCGGACCAAGCCGGAGCCGTTTCATATGCTTGCCATGGACAGGGAGAGGAGCCGCAAGCCGTAG
- a CDS encoding carboxylesterase, whose protein sequence is MEKAHYIHDRSGSHWMGVTSGGALEHILYPLEGKPLRTLLPAPYPVRRFSLLLSDDQYDMLLETEDGLYHAKYHPLTGMRREVRIAGRSGGSFPYLYRDRSGLRLCSVAAAEGQNRCVIRIPAEGAWKDAEIPFPDCASTAMQVRDAAYAVSGEGRLYGLFHRLQDNGEVHTLDLLELEPGADEAMWRRLFASRQPQQRWRICLSLDRGGRPHAAWSIRSGAAAKCYYANDRTDVRSCSPLKIHFGECVPQPYFLWMGEQVFLLYIMEGNRMSCARSPNRGADWSAFSDIRLAPEAKLRIVQGMEKGPGHAAPRPVLGTGYPHLRSLGFFDVFPLLQRELLLTDGETLSWMPSHLSEMFDWIMAQADDAAHKIRRLETNVENRRLRLEELMACYERLQAKERSLLAEIHELQNWAGAEPISLTFI, encoded by the coding sequence ATGGAAAAAGCGCATTACATCCATGATCGAAGCGGTTCGCATTGGATGGGCGTAACGAGCGGCGGCGCGTTGGAGCATATCTTGTACCCGCTGGAAGGGAAGCCGCTCCGGACCTTGCTTCCCGCTCCTTATCCGGTCCGCCGCTTCAGCTTGCTGCTGTCTGACGATCAGTACGATATGCTGCTGGAGACGGAGGACGGATTGTATCATGCCAAGTATCATCCGTTGACCGGGATGCGCCGGGAAGTCCGCATCGCTGGCCGGTCCGGCGGATCGTTTCCGTATCTGTACCGGGATCGTTCCGGCCTCCGCCTGTGCAGCGTCGCCGCCGCTGAGGGACAGAACCGATGCGTAATCCGGATTCCGGCGGAGGGAGCATGGAAGGACGCGGAGATCCCGTTCCCGGATTGCGCTTCCACTGCCATGCAGGTGAGGGATGCGGCTTATGCCGTCAGCGGGGAGGGCCGGCTGTACGGTCTCTTTCATCGGCTGCAGGATAATGGTGAAGTCCATACGCTGGATCTTCTCGAGCTGGAGCCGGGGGCGGATGAGGCGATGTGGCGGAGACTCTTCGCCTCCCGCCAGCCGCAGCAACGGTGGCGAATCTGCCTGTCGCTCGATCGCGGCGGGCGGCCTCATGCGGCCTGGTCCATTCGAAGCGGTGCGGCGGCCAAGTGCTACTACGCCAATGATCGGACCGACGTCCGTTCATGTTCGCCGCTGAAGATTCACTTTGGGGAATGCGTGCCGCAGCCTTATTTTCTGTGGATGGGAGAGCAGGTCTTCCTGCTCTATATTATGGAAGGCAATCGCATGAGTTGTGCCCGCTCTCCGAACAGGGGAGCGGACTGGTCCGCCTTCAGCGACATCCGCCTGGCGCCGGAGGCGAAGCTGCGCATCGTGCAAGGAATGGAGAAGGGGCCTGGCCATGCGGCTCCCCGGCCGGTATTGGGTACCGGCTATCCTCACCTGCGTTCTCTTGGCTTCTTCGATGTATTTCCCCTGCTGCAGCGGGAGCTTCTCTTGACAGACGGGGAGACCTTGTCCTGGATGCCCTCGCATTTGAGCGAGATGTTCGATTGGATCATGGCACAGGCTGACGATGCCGCCCATAAGATACGCCGCTTGGAGACGAATGTGGAGAACCGGCGGCTTCGCCTGGAGGAGCTGATGGCTTGTTACGAACGGCTGCAGGCGAAGGAGCGGTCCTTGCTGGCGGAAATTCATGAACTGCAAAACTGGGCAGGAGCGGAACCGATCTCGCTGACTTTCATATGA
- a CDS encoding CgeB family protein: MKLYYIASGYRRPIDILDNALIKALTQRFQEVTFFLSNRTPYSQLLPDIRRAAPDYVLTMVGPRSFLPAGSIRTVRAMGIRTGAWFVDDPYAIDNSLPIAREYDDVFTIDSGCVPYYARSGCARVHHLPLGTDTDIFRPYAVHPTYQHDVCFLGTGYENRLGFMKEMLRYVERNVRVQLIGHFWDSVDWSSGCVPSIRGKWVNFSETPRYFNGASIVLNIHRSEDDPLLDKNRSGAPGHSINNRTFDIAACRAFQLTDYRPDLPLFYQPGEEIVCFDSPRECAELIHRYLHDRPARDEIAGRAYRRTVAGHTFADRLDALLSLIRST, from the coding sequence ATGAAGCTATATTACATCGCATCCGGCTATCGGAGGCCGATTGATATATTGGATAATGCGCTTATCAAGGCCTTGACGCAGCGTTTTCAGGAGGTCACTTTTTTTCTGTCCAACCGGACGCCGTATTCCCAATTGCTTCCCGACATCCGCCGCGCCGCCCCGGATTATGTGCTCACAATGGTCGGGCCGAGATCATTTCTTCCGGCCGGGAGCATCCGCACGGTGCGGGCGATGGGAATTCGTACGGGAGCATGGTTCGTGGATGATCCGTATGCCATCGACAATTCCCTGCCCATAGCCCGGGAATACGATGACGTGTTCACGATCGATTCGGGCTGCGTCCCTTACTATGCGCGCAGCGGGTGCGCCCGAGTGCATCACCTGCCGCTCGGGACCGATACGGATATTTTCCGCCCGTACGCGGTGCATCCGACATATCAGCATGATGTATGCTTTTTGGGTACAGGGTATGAGAACCGGCTTGGATTTATGAAGGAAATGCTGCGGTATGTCGAACGGAATGTGCGGGTGCAGCTTATCGGCCATTTCTGGGATTCGGTGGATTGGTCTTCCGGCTGCGTGCCAAGCATACGGGGAAAATGGGTGAACTTCTCGGAGACGCCCCGATATTTCAACGGCGCCAGCATCGTGCTCAATATTCACCGGAGCGAGGATGACCCGCTCCTCGACAAGAACCGGAGCGGCGCGCCCGGACACAGCATCAATAACCGGACCTTCGACATTGCGGCCTGCCGGGCCTTTCAGCTGACCGATTACCGGCCCGATCTGCCCTTGTTCTACCAGCCGGGAGAGGAGATCGTCTGCTTCGATTCGCCGAGGGAATGCGCCGAGCTCATCCACCGCTATCTGCATGACCGCCCTGCGCGGGACGAGATAGCCGGCCGGGCCTACCGGAGGACCGTGGCCGGGCATACCTTCGCCGATCGCCTGGATGCATTGCTGTCGCTGATTCGCTCGACTTGA
- a CDS encoding DUF1360 domain-containing protein has translation MWDISWITLLLLILASYRLTRLIVFDEILSFVRRPFVEERFETDESGMMYAVVDEKGGRFHAFMRKLLTCYWCVGIWSAAFLVAGYLLIPDLIFPLVLLLAIAGAAGIVESYVKG, from the coding sequence GTGTGGGACATATCATGGATAACACTGCTATTGCTCATCTTGGCGAGTTACCGTCTGACCCGTCTGATTGTGTTCGATGAGATTCTGTCCTTCGTCCGCCGTCCCTTCGTCGAGGAACGGTTCGAGACGGATGAATCCGGCATGATGTACGCCGTCGTCGATGAGAAGGGCGGCCGCTTCCATGCCTTCATGCGCAAGCTGCTGACGTGCTACTGGTGCGTCGGCATTTGGTCGGCGGCCTTTTTGGTGGCTGGGTATCTGCTCATTCCGGACCTGATATTTCCGCTTGTGCTGCTGCTGGCCATTGCCGGAGCGGCGGGCATCGTTGAATCTTATGTCAAAGGGTGA
- the ytxJ gene encoding bacillithiol system redox-active protein YtxJ, whose product MSGLPIIQSDEQLTRMLHLSAEKPLLLYKHSSQCGSSKVAHVGINHFVNRYPEVASRFAIGVIRVVEETHLSDRVARDLGIPHVSPQILLVRQGRVVWHAGHQQINSQQLCRAAMLYGQP is encoded by the coding sequence ATGTCAGGACTCCCGATCATTCAATCCGATGAGCAGCTTACCCGCATGCTTCACCTATCCGCCGAGAAGCCGCTGCTCTTATATAAGCACAGTTCCCAATGCGGATCGAGCAAGGTCGCGCATGTCGGGATTAATCATTTCGTGAACCGCTATCCGGAGGTTGCCTCCCGCTTCGCGATCGGCGTCATCCGGGTCGTGGAGGAGACGCATTTGTCCGATCGCGTGGCGCGGGATCTCGGAATTCCGCATGTGTCTCCGCAGATTCTGCTCGTCCGCCAAGGGCGGGTCGTCTGGCATGCCGGGCACCAGCAGATCAATTCGCAGCAGCTATGCCGGGCCGCGATGCTGTACGGCCAGCCTTAA
- the selD gene encoding selenide, water dikinase SelD, giving the protein MEQQSQVRLTALSSKGGCGCKIGPADLSQVLRQLPKTEKHPDLLVGLDTSDDAGVFRLNDDLALVQTVDFFTPIVDDPYSFGQVAAANALSDIYAMGGKPLTALNIVAFPISKLDKSVLADILRGAGDKVAEAGATLVGGHSIDDPEPKFGMAVTGLIHPDRVLTNAGARPGDKLILTKPIGVGIMTTSLKRDLLRPEEIELVTRTMTTLNKTAAEAMADFRVHACTDVTGFGLMGHSLEMAKGSGAGLHIYAEQVPVLPRVRELAESGAVPGGTKNNFRHVQDSVRFDERLDEIAQWILCDAVTSGGLLLSVAAEDAEPLVAAMRERGVAAACIGEVVAEHAHEIRVTGAEAGSPR; this is encoded by the coding sequence ATGGAACAACAATCTCAAGTCCGTTTGACGGCCTTATCAAGCAAAGGAGGCTGCGGCTGCAAAATAGGTCCGGCCGATCTGTCCCAGGTGCTGCGCCAGCTCCCGAAGACGGAGAAGCATCCGGATCTTCTGGTCGGATTGGATACAAGCGACGACGCCGGCGTCTTCCGGCTCAACGACGATCTGGCGCTCGTGCAGACCGTTGATTTTTTCACGCCGATTGTCGATGATCCGTATTCCTTCGGCCAAGTGGCTGCGGCCAATGCGCTTAGCGATATCTATGCGATGGGCGGCAAGCCGTTGACGGCGCTCAATATTGTCGCGTTCCCGATCTCCAAGCTGGACAAATCGGTGCTTGCCGATATTTTGCGGGGGGCTGGAGACAAGGTTGCCGAGGCGGGAGCGACGCTGGTGGGCGGCCATTCGATCGACGATCCGGAGCCGAAGTTCGGCATGGCGGTCACCGGCCTGATCCACCCGGACCGGGTATTGACCAATGCGGGTGCTCGTCCAGGCGACAAGCTGATCCTGACGAAGCCGATCGGCGTCGGCATTATGACGACGTCGCTGAAGCGGGATCTGCTTCGGCCGGAGGAGATCGAGCTCGTCACCCGCACGATGACGACGCTGAACAAGACCGCCGCCGAGGCCATGGCGGATTTCCGCGTCCATGCCTGCACGGATGTGACCGGGTTCGGCCTGATGGGCCACAGTCTGGAGATGGCCAAGGGAAGCGGAGCCGGGCTTCATATCTACGCGGAGCAGGTGCCTGTCCTGCCGCGCGTCCGCGAGCTCGCGGAGAGCGGAGCGGTTCCCGGCGGAACGAAGAACAACTTCCGCCATGTGCAGGACAGCGTCCGGTTCGATGAACGGCTGGACGAGATCGCGCAGTGGATTCTGTGCGATGCCGTCACCTCCGGCGGGCTGCTGCTGTCTGTCGCGGCTGAGGATGCGGAACCGCTCGTGGCCGCCATGCGGGAGCGGGGCGTCGCGGCGGCATGCATCGGTGAAGTCGTCGCCGAGCACGCGCATGAGATTCGCGTCACCGGCGCGGAAGCCGGCTCGCCCCGTTAA